A segment of the Pseudoalteromonas piscicida genome:
TTGCTTTCGATCATCGCAAGTACTGGGGTTTGTTTTAACTCCTCAGCCAGTTTGCGTGCTTTGGCATACAATGTTCTCGCTTTTTGATAGTCATCTTGGTTGCGGGCAACTAATGCCATACTGTTAGTCAGCGTAAGCCGCTGGCGGTCATTTTCTGCATATTTGTAGGCACACTTGAGGCTAGTATCTGCATCATCAAGGTACTCCTGTCGGCGTAACCAAATCCCAAGTGCGCTCAAAATGGTAGGGAGGTTTGCTTTAAAAAACATGTCATCTGGATACAAAAAGGCCGCGTTTATTGAGGTATAGAGCCTATCTACTTTATTTGTTGGTACAGAGGCTCGAGCGCTCAGCAAATGCCACTGAATAAATAAAGGTACAGGTACATCTTGCAATTGATCTAAACCGTCGAGAATAATCAGTGATTGTGCAGGGTTAACTGTTAAATAGTCGCTGGCCTCGTCTAGCTTACTTTCAAAATATGAAAAGTCTTTCGCCAACGCGTGTTGGCAAAAATAAAATGTACAAGTTACAAAGAGTAAAAACCGAACCAAGCAAACCCCAACCACATTTTGGCGCATCTATTGACTGTAGTCGGCAGTAACAAATAGTTCCAAATCAATTACGATAAACAGCATTATACAAAGATAAGCAACAATGTAGAGGTCGCCTCTTTAGTTATGAATAGGGAGCGGGAACTTGATGAAAAGAAAACAAATTGCTGAGTTCGCTTTGGTGCAAGTCAATTAGCCGATTGATGTTTTCAAGATCTTCAGTAGTTAAACTGACTTTGCTAAGCATATAGCTAACAGGTGTTTTATTCGCGTCGATACCTGAATAGATAACATCGGTATACTCTTTGGTTTGAATAAAGTGTTCGCCCGCGAGCTTATCTTCAACAACATAGTCAACTCGCTGTTTACTCAACATTTTAAAGCGACGAGCGGCATTGGGCAGGTGAACCAGCTGATCGTTATAAAGGTCTTGGATCAGTTTTTCAAAGGCCATACCGTAGTAGCTGCCAGCATTCAGTGCAAATGTGTTTCCTGCAAGGATCAACGACTCGACTTCGCCGCCAATTTTTGGTTTGTCTTTATGTTGGAATAATGCCATGACTTCTTGGCGGTAAGGTGTAGTAAAGTACGCAAACTTAGCTCTCGTTGCGGTTTTGGTCGCGGCCACCACTAAATCTACTTTGCCTGTTTTTAGCTCCGTTAGCATTCTTGATGAGGTGGGATAAAATACATATTTCAAGCAATAAGATGAATCGTTAAACAAGGTATTTAGCGCATTAATTTCTATACCAGAGACATTACCTCCGCTGCGAGAAATATAGGGAGGCCACTGCGTTTCGTTCATTCCTACACGCAAAGTTTTATCGCATTTGGCCGACGCTTCGAACGCTAAAAACGCGATGAATAAACAGAGTAAAAACGATCTAGCGTATTTCATGGTGATCGATCCTTGCAGATGAGTAGAGGTGATTATTTTATCAGTAAATCAAAAAAGGTACACGAGCTTTGTTAAACGATTAAGTTTGTAACCGCTAACCGCTAACCGCTAACCGCTAACCGCTAACCGCTAACCGCAGAGTGTTCTCATATCTGTAAAAATTACTGCATATTTCGGCTATGTGCGAGTACGGTCGCGATGGTATTGATAAGCTCAAGCTGCTCTATGGGTTTGGCAACATAACCATCAAATCCGACGCGCTCATACAAGGCTTTGTCTTCCGGAAAAGCATTTGCAGTTAATGCGATGATGGGGATATTAGGATCTTTACTCTTAAGACGTTTGCAAGCCTCAACGCCATCCATCTCTGGCATTTGGATGTCCATAAGTATTAAGTCGGGTTTGTTTAGCTCAAATTGTTCAATAGACTCTTTGCCATTATTCGCAATCGCAATATCACCATTGGCTTTACTGATCATAGAGCGCACTACTAGCTGATTTACTGGGTTATCCTCAGCCAGCAATATGGATGTGCCGCTCAAGTCAGCTGCGGTCAGCTGGTCGGTTGTTGGTTGCTCTGAGGTTATCTCAGACTTTTGCATAGGCAACTCGATGCTAAATAGACTGCCTTTTCCAACGGTACTCTCTACTTTAATCGTACCGCCCATCAGGTCAATTAGCGAGCGAGTGATAGAAAGACCAAGTCCCGTACCACCAAATTTTCTAGTGGTGGACTTATCTGCCTGCTCAAATCGTGAAAAGAGTTTGTTGATTGTGGCTTCTGTCATCCCAATGCCAGTGTCGGCTACGGTAATAAGCATACCTGAATCATTTTGAAGCGGTTTTATATGGGTAATAATACTGCCAGTTTCAGTAAACTTAATGGAGTTTGACAAGAGGTTAAGCAACACTTGCCTGACTCTGACCTCATCTCCAAGCCAAAACTTATGCTCAAGTTCAACGTGGATCTTAAGCTTTAACCCTTTATTTTTTGCCAACACTAAGAAGTCTGAGCGTAGATGTTCAACCAACACCTCAATATTAAATGGCCGTTCTTCAAGCTCAATTCTGCCGGCTTCGATTTTAGAGAAATCCAAAATATCGTTGATGATGGTGTTAAGTGCCTTAACTGAGTAGGTGGCTTTCTCAAGCAGGTTAGTGGCGGTGCTGTTGAGTGGTTCCGACTTTAAGAGTTGTAATGTACCGTATAAGCCGTTCATGGGGGTTCGTATTTCATGACTCATATTCGCCAAAAAGACGGCTTTTGCCTTAGCTGCTTGCTCAGCTGCTTCTTTGGCGTGCGAGAGTTCTCGCTCGTGCTTGAGCTGCTCTGTGAGATCTAATGCAATACCCAAAAATCCATCAATGTTGCCGCGTTCGTCGGTCAATGTCGTTACGTTCAGCTTAATTTGCACGTATTGATTTTGCTTAGTAACGTAAGTCCATCGGCTAGTATCTACCACACCTTGTTTGGCTTTGGCGACAAAGACTTCAAATCCAGGTTCAATGACTCTGCCAAGCTCTTCCGTTAACGTTTTTGCTCTTGCTACGACCTCTTCCTCAAGATGGAAAATGGCAGGGGATGATTTACCAATGAGTTCATCTTTTTTGTACCCCAATAGACGTTCAGCTGCAGGGTTAAACTGGGTAATGATACCGTCTGGATCGGTGGCAACAATGGCATAACCCGAACCTTCAACAATACTGGTATGAAGTTGGCTGTATTTTACGATTTCTTTAGTTCGTGCTTTGACTTCCTGTTCTAATGAAGAGTTTAGTTTAGCAAGGGACTGTGCTCTTTCTTCTTCGGCTGCTAACTTTTCCTTTTCAGCTAAACGCTGACGGGTAAAACTTAAAAGCAAAATATAAGTGATGATTGCCAATAGCGCAGAGACCAGCAACGCGACCTGTAAAATGGTATTAGGAGAGACGAGATTGAGTGAACGGATAAACTGCGGAGTTGGCCAAATTTTTACTTCCCAAGTACGACCGAACAAGTTGACCTGTTTAGCCACTGAGTTATCCAACTCCTTAACATCTTCTTTTAGCGCCTGATAAAATGGTGTGTTTTCATCGTTATTGGTTACATCGGAAATTTGAATCGAAACATCTTGTCGAAAAGACAGCAAGGTCGATAGGATCTCATCGATAAGTAACGGGGAATAAGTCCAACCAACTAAGTTTTCTAAGCGACTTTCTTCATTTGCTGCCATACCAATAGAGGTATAAATTGGGGCGAGGATCAAAAAGCCATATTTAATTTTATTGTCGGCTTGCACTAAGGTAATTGGAGCGGTAAGCCTCGGCTCATTGGCAGTAGCTGCTTCTATTGCTGCTGTTCTGCGACTAGCTTCGGAGCCTATATCCAAGCCCACCGCTTTATCATTGTTTACTTCGGGCTCGATATACTGAATAACAAATTTGCTGGTGTTATGTGGGTTTAGCGTTTTTATGGAGAACGTTCTGTCAGTACGCTCAGCTTGTGCTTGTCGCACAAAGTTACTCACGTTATCGATGGGGACATACTTAATAATTCCAACGCCTCGTGCGCCTGGATACTCTGCTTGGAAATCAAACGAGTCGATGTATCGCTGCATTGCCTGATAGTCAAAGCTATGTTGTTGGTTCGCATAAATTGCAGTGCGAAGCCCCAAAATGCCGTACCAGTACAATGTAACACGTTCGTTCACTCCCTCAGTCACATGATCAAGGCGCAAAGCAAGTGCCGAGGCGACTTTTTCAGTGTGATGCTCCTTTTCTTGCTCATATAACACCAGTCCGTAAAGCATACTACCAACTAACACAAGTAGTGCAGCAACAAGTGGCAAAAATCGGCTTTGGCGAACTGTGTGAGCATTCGCTAACGACACGCTATATTCCTTACGCTTTAAATCTAACCAATATGTTAGTCCAGATAGCATTGAATTGATAGTGATTACGGTGAAGTGACAATGCTGAATTTATATCTAAATTAGCTCATTAAAGACATATTATGAATTGCTATTTGGATAAATTGTAGATTAAGGCTGGCTAATTCCCGTAACCTTAAAAGCTAAAATAAATATGCGGAGTTTGGGCTTTATATAAATGTGGTCACGATGTGGACACTTTTTAGGATATTTGCCCCGGAAACAAAAAAGCCAGTCAAAGCATGCTGCTCTAACTGGCTGTTTTAAAACGCTAAAATTTGGTGGAGCTGGGGGGATTTGAACCCCCGTCCGGAAAGCGTCGACCTTCGGTCCTACATGTTTAGTATCGTCTTTTGGTTAACCTTTAAATCTCGGACGAACACGATAAGTAAAGGCGAGGCCGCTTAGTTTTAGCCCTTCAACCCCGGCCAGGGTTTCCGTAGCGATCTTGTGTAGGGTGACACTCCAGAACCAGATCCACAAGAATATCATGGAGGAGTGCTAGCGGGCTATTATGCCGCTAGAGCGTAGTTATCGTCGTTTGCGATTACTTTAAATACGGCTTTTTTACGAGGCCAGCCGCACCTCGACATGCACCTTAGGCTTCTTGAATCCCGTCGAATCCTAATCAGCCCCTGAATAAATTCAGTACTGTTAGTGTCTATACATCTAACTATGTCTCGCATTATACATAGGATTAATGTCATTACAATGGCTTATCATGCCATTTGCTGATGATTTAACGAAGCAGAGGCGTGTTTGACTAATTACTCACCGATTGTTGAACAAGACCGTCAGTGTTGAATATATGCGACTAAGCACTTGCAAAGAATCGTCCTTTGCCACCATATTGATAGTTCTCTAAAGTATTGAGCAGCTTTTCAGAAAATTGAATTTCTGTTTCTGAACGGCCACTCCGGCGGGCCTCTCTTAAGCTGGCTTTTTGCATGGCGATAACGTCGATTTTTTCATTCTCGGCTTGTGAAATGTCGGCAGGAGAGGGGAGTCCACTCCTCTGACTTAGACCTTGCTCAACAGCAAAATAATGTAAAGAAAGCGAAGCATGCTGCCCTAAATCCAATATTCCTTCGTCATACAGCGCTTTGGATGCTTGAGAAAGCTCTTTCTTGGTGATGTGGGTAAAGTCGAATTGCGCTTCTTTGGTACGGCTATCTGTTGCCTCTGATGCTGGCAAAACGCTTCCCTTCGCTTCATTTTCGATTGATTGCGCGCGTCGCACCTGAGCCTGATTATATAGCATTGCTTGGTGTTGAACTTTCATTTAGCAAATCCTTCTGAAATATGTATAACAACTTCAGCAAGGTTTATGTCCAAAAGAGGCTGAACAAACCTAAGATATTGGTTTGGTTTAATATTATGAGTTTAAATCTATGTACGTAGAGGAAGCTGTTGGGCACATAGCCCGTAGCAGCGACTTTACGTCGCGATTTATTTTATAATTTAATGCCACAATGTTGCTGATGATGCTCTTATCGCGGGATAAACCCGCTGCTACGGGGCTGGCGTGGTTATGACTTTACCTTGCGACTCTCTTAAATCAGATATCTGCTACGAATTGGACGGCCGAAGCGGTTAGCGCTTCATGGACGAATCAAGGTGCACGGCATAAAATTGGAGAGCGGTTACTCGATTACAAAAACAACTTAAAAAATTGCTCAATCATACAGACAAGGCACATTTCTTTGTATTTTATGTGTTTGTAGGGGCGATAAACGCAGCGCCAACAAACGCTGGATATGTTGCCTTTTGTGTTTACGCTCCGCGCAACCAGTTGCGTAGTCTATCTTTGAGTTGGCCAAGGTCGTCTTCGCAGATCAGGCCAATTTCTAGCGCTTTGGCGCGTAGTCTTTCTGAAGTTCTAATACCTTGATAGCTCACTAGTAGACCCCTTGCTTGTACGCCGCCAAATAGCTCGCTGAGTGAGTCGAGTTTATAAATCACTTGATTACCTTCCCCTTTACTGAACTTTTTGGTTTTGCATTCAATGAGGTGAAGCTTATTGTTGGCGAGCGCTACAATATCTAGCTCGTTATTGACATAGCCTTGTCCCACGCGACGTTTAATCGCAACGCCTTGAGCGACATCTTGTAAAATGGTGAGTTCTTTTTTTAGGCTGAGGAGGGTGGCGTACACATATTCTTCTAGCCAGCCACCGTTGGCAAAAAAGCGAGCGCCTTCATTAGCAAACTTTAATTTGTCGTCTTGCCTTATAGCGATGTTAGCATCTTCTAAATCGTCAATGAGTGTTTGCAAACTTGGGCTATTCATTTGGCTGCGACTCAAAGGCTCACTAATAAGTGCATTATCTTCGCTGCTGGCAGCGAGGTAATTGAGCTGGGCGAGGGCATGGCTATAATCCGTTTGACTGGTTGCCCATTTGGCGCCGAGCTGGCGATAGCGAATATCAACCACCCCCTCATTGGCAATTTCGGTGATATCGCCGTCGATGAGGTTAAAAAAGTCGCTTATCTTTAATTTATCGGCAAGAATGGTGTTGGCTCGCTCTGTTGGTACAAGCCAGTGAAGTTCGTCGCGTTCGGGTTCAATGATAAAACATTCTATTGGATAAGCGCGGATCACCTCATACATCGCAAGTAAGTGTTGGCGGTCGCCGCAACTGGCATTAAACACAAATTGAGTATCTGGTTGTTCACTAATTAGGGTATCAATGAGCTGGTGGAAGCTGTCGATTAAGGTGTCACTATCTCGGCTGGTGGGAATAAAGGCGTGATGTACTTTTACCCCTCTTGGCCCCAACACTCTTTTAATATCTTCAAGGTTTTGTTGTTGTTGAGATTCTATTAAATAGAGTATTTCATCCGAGTCGATATTGTGGTCGAGTACAGGCGTAAGCGTGTTAATAAAGTTAGTGTCGATAAAACTAAGGTGTACGTGCTTTGTCATGACTGTCCCTAAAAGTTATGTCCTTCATGAAAGATGAAATTACCCTATAAAGCGGCAAGTGTAAAACAGAGTAATACTTAGTTATGAATTTGCCGCCATTTGGCGTGAAATCCCAAAGTTTATCTAAAGTTTTGCACTGTAAAGCCGATAAATCCAAGGAAAATAATAAGTTGTCTTTTAAATGCACAGATTGATTTACATTCATTTATAATTTATAGCAGTTCAGGTGATGTTAAGCTTAACAATTTGGCGAAGTTATGCTCAAATGAGTTCGCTGCATTAAAAATAACAACATAACAATAAGATCGTGCATACTTTTCAGGGTTGATGAATGTCATTATTTCGTTTTGATGAGGATGAGGGCTATGTCTACTTACTCTCTCATCCTGTGGAATCCGGATTTCCGGCGAGCTCGTCTCAGCTAGTTGAGATGATAGAGGGGTCGCCATATGCGGATTTTGAAATCATTCATGCCAATATCGGCCAATTATTTACCGCAAGTGAGGCGCCCGAGCAGGACTCGCTGATTGTGGCTCGTGCCATCGATGCGTCTATTTCTGTGCGTATTGAAGAAGGCAACATGCTTGCTGAAGCGAGAGTGATCACAGCCCGTGGTGGTAAGCTGGTTTGTATGAACAAGGCCAAACAAGCGTTAAAACAAGCGGGTATTAAAAAAGGCGTCAGTGGCAAAGCCCTCGATAACCTTCTCGGTCAGCAGTTAGAACTCCCTCCTGGACACACTTACAATGGTATTGTTGCGCATGGTCAACGAGCCAAAGATGGCAACGACGCACGGTTTGTGCGCCTGTGTATGACAGCGCAGGACAGAGTACTCAGCCCGCAAGAATCGAGCGGCGGTAAGGTCGATATGCGCAATTTAGGTGCTATCATCACCGTAAAGCCGGGCAGTCCATTAATGAAAAAAGTTCCGCCAACTGAAGGCGAGCCGGGTTATACCGTGTTTGGTGATGTGATTGATCCAAAACCAGGCAAAGATGCACCACTTGAGGTGTCAGAAGGCACCAAGCTCGACCCCAACGATAAAAACCTGCTTATTGCCGATTCAAAGGGGGTGCCTGTAGCCATTCCTCGAGGCATGCGCGTTGACGATGTGCTGTGCTATGAAAACATTGATGTGACGACAGGGCATGTCGAGTTTGATGGCAGCGTGATTGTGAGCGGTGATATTAAAGATGGAATGCGTGTTAAGGCTTCGGGCGATATTACTGTTATTGGTTTTGTGGAGTCGGCTATTCTTGAAAGTGGTAGCGCTGTTACGATAATGCTTGGCACAATTGGCCGTAAGCGCACTGAAGGTGAACCTTTTTCATGTTCAATTAAAGCAAAGCGCAGTGTTTCGTTAGGTTATGCGCAGTACTGTCGAATTGAAAGTGAACAAGATATTCTCATTGAACGTCAAGCTTTGCATTGTGACTTGGCTTCCAAGCGTTTAATCAAAGTAGGTAAAGGTGAAACCCCCAGAGGCAAACTGATTGGCGGAAATGTATTGGATGCCATGCGTATAGAAACGGGTGAACTTGGGGCACCTTCAGGCACAAGAACACGTATTTCACTAGCCCAAGACTGGGATAGTTTGCACGATAAGCACCGAGAATTAGTGGAGCTGGAAAAGGTGCTGGCGTCCAAAGTCATCGATATTAAACAAGCTATGAATAAAGCACAGGCGTCGCCGCAATCGCAAAAACGAGATGCATATCTTGCCAAGTTGCGGCACAGCGAAGCGCAGATAAACAAGCATTATCGCCGTAATCAGCGTAACATCGGTTTAATACAGCAAAAAATACATCGATTAGCACGCTTGAGTCGAATCACAGTCAATGAGCTAATGCACCCCGGAACTGAAGTAAAAATAGCGAAAGACACTAAGCTGTTTTCGCGAATTTACCCGCCTAATTTCGTTAAATTGCATGAAGGTAAGATCATGCAACAGTTTACGACTGCCAAAACCGCAGAAATAGCGTAAAAACGAGCACTTATAAAAATGCCAGCTGGATTTGCTGGCATTTTTATTATTCGGTGTCGGTTGTTGACTCAGGTTCTGACTCGGCTTCAGGCTCTGGTAATGGCCAGCCACCTAATGCTTGCCACTTGTTGACTATGTAGCAAAAGAGCTCTGCGGTGCGTTCTGTATCGTAAAGTGCGCTGTGTGCTTGACTGTTATCGAACTCGATACCCGCTGCACGACATGCCTTTGCAAGCACCGTTTGGCCTAGAGCAAGCCCGGCAAGTGATGTGGTATCAAAACTGACAAACGGGTGAAAAGGCGTGCGCTTTATCTTGTTACGCTCAATCGCTGCATTTAAAAAGCCGTGATCAAAAGCGGCATTATGGGCGACGACAACGGAGCGCTGACAGCCTGCGGCTTTTTGGGCTTTACGCACGGCTTTGCAAATTTCTTTCAGCACTTCATCTTCTGCAACCGCGCCTCTGAGTGGTGAAAATGGATCAATGCCATTAAAGTCAATCGCAGCTTGCTCAATATTTGCGCCTTCAAAAGGCGCAACATGAAAGTGTACTGTCTGATCTAAGCTTAATACCCCGTCATCGTCCATTTTTAACATACTGACGGCAATTTCTAGTAGGGCGTCAGTATCTTTATTAAAGCCAGCGGTTTCCACGTCGATAACTACAGGAAAGAAGCCGCGAAAGCGTTTTGAAAATAGCGTTTGCTCGGTATCAGACATAATCTTCTTGGTTTGTGAAATTTAGCGGCCTATTATACTGATACCTCGACAAGAAGCGAGCAGCTTGAGAGCGCTTAGTATGGTACATTTATTGCTTAACTCTAAATAGCGCGAATTGGTAGAGACAATCTCTAGTTTTTGGCGTGCTGAGCGAGTGTAGATTAATGGTTGATGTTGTGAGGTGTGGGGTGATCAAGTTATATAAATCAGTAGGTTGGGTTGGTATATCGTTATGCGCCATCACCTTTAATAGCGAGGCTGCAATGCGGCAATACGCTGCCGAAGCTGATTCATCACATTGGAATGTTGACCAAAACAATCGTTTGAGTTGTGCGCTTAATCATGAAGTCCCGTATTACGGTGAAGCTATATTTTCAAGTAATGCCAGTAAAAATAAAGACTTAACCTTTAACCTAGATATGATGGTACGTCCTGAAAGTTACGATTTTGCAGGACTTGAATCGGTGCCACCGCTTTGGCGAGCCGGCAAACCGGCAAGAAGTATCGGGCAAATGAAATTACTGAAAAAATTTGACGGTGAACTTGAAAATGACGTCGCGTGGCAGTTGCTGACTGAGCTTGAAAAGGGCTACTTTCCTACTTTTTATTATAAAGATTGGCACAACGACGTAGATAAAATCTCGGTTTCTTTGTCGTCAGTGAACTTTAAACAGGCATATTGGGCGTTCTTACAATGTCGCGATAACTTGTTGCCATATAGCTTTGAAGACATTGCTTTTACGGTGATGAATTACAAGAAAAACTCCAGCGAACTGACAAAATCGTCACGTAAACGCTTGGATATGATCGGCGAATATCTTAAAAATGACCCGAAAATTGAGCAAATTTATATTTCGGCCTATAGCGATAGTTATGGCGGCCGTGATACCAACCTGAGGTTGTCAAAGAAACGTGCCGAGGCGATTAAATCATATATGGCGAGCTTAGGGGTTGAAGAGAATAAGATTATGACCGATGGCTTTGGCGAAAAGCGCCATATTGATACCAACGACAATGCTATTGGTCGCGGTAAGAACCGTCGAGTCGTGATCCAAATTTCAAGACCTTGATGTTGGGGTTTTGGTTTTGTAGTTGGTTGTTGGTTGTTGGTTGTGGGGTTAAATTGTCGGCTTAAAAGCCGACCTACGAGCTGAGACACGGTGCTGATATCGGTTCTATTCTAATACCGTACTACATGACGCTTTTAATGCATTGGCATGACTGAGCTGATTGTGATAGGTGATGGTAATGGGCTGTGTGGTGTTTATCTCATAAGCCAGTGCTAAATCTAATTCTACGCTTTTACTTTGCCCTGCATTTAGGGTCATAAATTCATTGGCTGTCGGCGCGAGTCGTTTCGCCATGGGTCCTTGATAATTAAGTGGCTTGCCATTTTGTGTTACCTCTAAAAATTGGCTCCACCAGCCTTCAAAAGGGGTATGCCAAATTAGAAACTTTTCATCATTATGGCCTGCGTTGGTAAAAGTGAAATTAACGGGGTAGGTCATACCTGAGTCGGAACCCTTACTCACACTGCATTGAATGTTACTTTGTGCATTCATCGTTGCCTCTGATTTGGTGGTTGGGGCGGTGTCGTTGCAAGCTTGAAGCAGCATCGCAGCGGTGATCATCATTAGGGGTTTCAACATACTGTTTCTGAGCCTGTTGCCACGCTCATTCCTTTTTTATTTTCAACGTAAATACTTTGCACTATGCTGAGTATTACAGTCGAATAACGAATCGCATACTCTCATGACCAAAAATAATAACAAAGAGTTCAATTCTTTTGCATCGTTTTACCCCTATTACCTCGCGGAGCATAAAAACAAAACCTGCCGTCGCTTGCATTTTATCGGCTCAACCTTAGTGCTCTTGATTTTGCTCTTTGCGCTTGTCACGACACATTGGTCTTTACTGTGGTTGTTGCCAATCGCGGGTTATGGTTTTGCTTGGGTGGGGCATTTCTTTTTTGAAAAAAATAAGCCTGCGACATTTCAATATCCGCTGTATAGCTTGATGGGTGACTGGGTCATGTACAAGGATATTATCCGTGGTAAAGTACCTTGGTAAAGGAGACTCAGTAGATAATAAAAATGAATGTAAAACAAAGTGTTATAGCCATGAGTTGTGCCGTTTTATTGGCTGGTTGCCAAAGTGTCTCGGCCACTAGCACACGCACGCTGGCAACTTTTAGTGTAGATAATACCCAATGTTACGACCGCAAGACGCAGCCTAGTTATTTTGCCGTTGATTCTCATCACCATTTTCAGCCATTTAGGGGAGATGCGGTCCCGTTTGATAAGCTCGTTACTTGGGCAGAACGTGCGGGAGTGGTGTTTATCAATGTTTATGGCATTGGTCAAACTTACGAGCGAAGGCCTGACTGCTTTGGTGAGCGTGGTTGCTACAGCCAGTTGATTTCACCCAGCATTCAAAATGACTTTAAAAATGCAAGCAATTATCTTAAATATGGCGCAGATAACGTGCATATTACTTTGTCTATGACCTTTGCTGACTTGCATAAACCAGAGACTATTTTGCCAAAAATGGCACTTCTCGAAGACGAGTTTGGTGACTTATTTCGTTGGATGGGAGAAGTGAATTTAGTCAAAGCGGCGCACTTTGGTAATGGCCATCAAGCGGTAGATAAAGAGACTATCGCAAAATGGCAGCCATTTATGGCTGTGCTAAAAGAAAAGCGTATTCCGCTTGCTCTGCACGCTGACTTAGGCGATAACGCCGCGCCACTCAAATACTTGCCTTTGCTTGAGGAAGTGCTAAAGCGCTACCCAGAAAACGATATCATTTGGATGCACATGGGAGTCTCAAAAGAGTTAAACCAAATTGATCCAGAGCTGCACATAAACACCATGGAGCGGTTATTCTCCCAATATAAAAACCTAAAGGCCGATCTGTCATGGCGGATTTTGTACGACTATTACTTTAGCGACCCGAAAATTCAGGCGCAGTATGTTGAATTTATTAATGCCCATGCTGAGCGCTTTTTGCCAGGCAGTGATTTCGTCGCCAGTAAAAATAAACGCTTTTTCGATTACTTAGAAGAAGTCGATATCAATAGTCGAATTCTCGCCGAACTTGACGACAATGCCTTTCGTCGGATCGCCTTAGGTCAAAACTATTTTTCGCTTTTAGATTTACCTTATCGCGCGCCAGAGATCTGTATTATACCAATTGTATTAAGTAAATGAGCTATTTTGAAGCGGGTACCTTGGTAAAGGAGACTCAGTAGATAATAAAAATGAATGTAAAACAAAGTGTTATAGCCATGAGTTGTGCCGTTTTATTGGCTGGTTGCCAAAGTGTCTCGGCCACTAGCACACGCACGCTGGCAACTTTTAGTGTAGATAATACCCAATGTTACGACCGCAAGACGCAGCCTAGTTATTTTGCCGTTGATTCTCATCACCATTTTCAGCCATTTAGGGGAGATGCGGTCCCGTTTGATAAGCTCGTTACTTGGGCAGAACGTGCGGGAGTGGTGTTTATCAATGTTTATGGCATTGGTCAAACTTACGAGCGAAGGCCTGACTGCTTTGGTGAGCGTGGTTGCTACAGCCAGTTGATTTCACCCAGCATTCAAAATGACTTTAAAAATGCAAGCAATTATCTTAAATATGGCGCAGATAACGTGCATATTACTTTGTCTATGACCTTTGCTGACTTGCATAAACCAGAGACTATTTTGCCAAAAATGGCACTTCTCGAAGACGAGTTTGGTGACTTATTTCGTTGGATGGGAGAAGTGAATTTAGTCAAAGCGGCGCACTTTGGTAATGGCCATCAAGCGGTAGATAAAGAGACTATCGCAAAATGGCAGCCATTTATGGCTGTGCTAAAAGAAAAGCGTATTCCGCTTGCTCTGCACGCTGACTTAGGCGATAACGCCGCGCCA
Coding sequences within it:
- a CDS encoding flagellar protein MotY gives rise to the protein MVDVVRCGVIKLYKSVGWVGISLCAITFNSEAAMRQYAAEADSSHWNVDQNNRLSCALNHEVPYYGEAIFSSNASKNKDLTFNLDMMVRPESYDFAGLESVPPLWRAGKPARSIGQMKLLKKFDGELENDVAWQLLTELEKGYFPTFYYKDWHNDVDKISVSLSSVNFKQAYWAFLQCRDNLLPYSFEDIAFTVMNYKKNSSELTKSSRKRLDMIGEYLKNDPKIEQIYISAYSDSYGGRDTNLRLSKKRAEAIKSYMASLGVEENKIMTDGFGEKRHIDTNDNAIGRGKNRRVVIQISRP
- a CDS encoding DUF962 domain-containing protein, whose protein sequence is MTKNNNKEFNSFASFYPYYLAEHKNKTCRRLHFIGSTLVLLILLFALVTTHWSLLWLLPIAGYGFAWVGHFFFEKNKPATFQYPLYSLMGDWVMYKDIIRGKVPW
- a CDS encoding amidohydrolase family protein gives rise to the protein MSCAVLLAGCQSVSATSTRTLATFSVDNTQCYDRKTQPSYFAVDSHHHFQPFRGDAVPFDKLVTWAERAGVVFINVYGIGQTYERRPDCFGERGCYSQLISPSIQNDFKNASNYLKYGADNVHITLSMTFADLHKPETILPKMALLEDEFGDLFRWMGEVNLVKAAHFGNGHQAVDKETIAKWQPFMAVLKEKRIPLALHADLGDNAAPLKYLPLLEEVLKRYPENDIIWMHMGVSKELNQIDPELHINTMERLFSQYKNLKADLSWRILYDYYFSDPKIQAQYVEFINAHAERFLPGSDFVASKNKRFFDYLEEVDINSRILAELDDNAFRRIALGQNYFSLLDLPYRAPEICIIPIVLSK
- a CDS encoding DUF4352 domain-containing protein; this translates as MLKPLMMITAAMLLQACNDTAPTTKSEATMNAQSNIQCSVSKGSDSGMTYPVNFTFTNAGHNDEKFLIWHTPFEGWWSQFLEVTQNGKPLNYQGPMAKRLAPTANEFMTLNAGQSKSVELDLALAYEINTTQPITITYHNQLSHANALKASCSTVLE
- the rnt gene encoding ribonuclease T; protein product: MSDTEQTLFSKRFRGFFPVVIDVETAGFNKDTDALLEIAVSMLKMDDDGVLSLDQTVHFHVAPFEGANIEQAAIDFNGIDPFSPLRGAVAEDEVLKEICKAVRKAQKAAGCQRSVVVAHNAAFDHGFLNAAIERNKIKRTPFHPFVSFDTTSLAGLALGQTVLAKACRAAGIEFDNSQAHSALYDTERTAELFCYIVNKWQALGGWPLPEPEAESEPESTTDTE
- a CDS encoding DUF342 domain-containing protein encodes the protein MSLFRFDEDEGYVYLLSHPVESGFPASSSQLVEMIEGSPYADFEIIHANIGQLFTASEAPEQDSLIVARAIDASISVRIEEGNMLAEARVITARGGKLVCMNKAKQALKQAGIKKGVSGKALDNLLGQQLELPPGHTYNGIVAHGQRAKDGNDARFVRLCMTAQDRVLSPQESSGGKVDMRNLGAIITVKPGSPLMKKVPPTEGEPGYTVFGDVIDPKPGKDAPLEVSEGTKLDPNDKNLLIADSKGVPVAIPRGMRVDDVLCYENIDVTTGHVEFDGSVIVSGDIKDGMRVKASGDITVIGFVESAILESGSAVTIMLGTIGRKRTEGEPFSCSIKAKRSVSLGYAQYCRIESEQDILIERQALHCDLASKRLIKVGKGETPRGKLIGGNVLDAMRIETGELGAPSGTRTRISLAQDWDSLHDKHRELVELEKVLASKVIDIKQAMNKAQASPQSQKRDAYLAKLRHSEAQINKHYRRNQRNIGLIQQKIHRLARLSRITVNELMHPGTEVKIAKDTKLFSRIYPPNFVKLHEGKIMQQFTTAKTAEIA